A stretch of the Arachis stenosperma cultivar V10309 chromosome 6, arast.V10309.gnm1.PFL2, whole genome shotgun sequence genome encodes the following:
- the LOC130933726 gene encoding uncharacterized protein LOC130933726 — protein MSLSDLKNSILEKLGVLGCKWVKKLFYKIPMAVVSTGVQYETFAVKSDEDIRVLFYCVRSFPEIRIHELFAKLEVGVDSSGASAPVPCVGSAGGASSSMPAVRPHLPPVQSPSFAADLEQTEVVGSVPLDHAAVMEPPNVVGTGGGLVPYLEDFGGPDQVENAMRDDESDQEPVDIDGDSDENTGGDPHAQHRPSSSASHQYPPHFSTLNLEALGQQEDSGNRVGRSSTEFEIGQSFQSKDEAVLSVKDYSIRRGVEYRVIESDHLKYHGKCKEFGKGCTWLIRVALRARKGTWEGGCCGYGKGTSTSDRS, from the exons ATGAGTTTGTCGGACTTGAAGAATAGCATCTTGGAGAAGCTTGGCGTGTTGGGTTGCAAGTGGGTGAAGAAActattctacaagattcccATGGCGGTTGTCTCAACCGGTGTTCAGTATGAAACCTTTGCGGTTAAGTCTGATGAAGATATTAGGGTTCTGTTCTACTGTGTAAGGAGCTTTCCAGAGATCAGAATCCATGAGTTGTTCGCGAAGTTGGAGGTTGGTGTCGATAGTTCTGGGGCATCCGCTCCAGTTCCTTGCGTAGGTTCCGCGGGTGGTGCATCTAGTTCGATGCCTGCGGTCAGACCGCATCTTCCGCCGGTTCAATCACCTTCTTTTGCGGCTGACTTAGAACAAACGGAGGTTGTTGGTTCTGTCCCTTTGGACCATGCAGCAGTCATGGAGCCTCCCAACGTTGTGGGCACCGGTGGTGGCCTCGTGCCTTATCTTGAAGACTTTGGTGGACCTGATCAAGTAGAGAATGCAATGCGTGACGATGAGTCTGACCAGGAGCCTGTTGATATCGATGGTGACAGCGACGAAAACACAGGCGGCGATCCACATGCGCAGCATCGGCCTTCAAGTTCTGCTTCTCATCAATACCCTCCACACTTCTCCACACTAAACTTGGAAGCTCTTGGTCAACAGGAAGACAGTGGTAACAGAGTGGGTAGATCTTCTACAGAATTTGAGATTGGGCAATCGTTCCAGAGTAAAGATGAAGCTGTGCTCAGTGTGAAGGACTATAGCATCCGGCGAGGTGTTGAGTACAGAGTCATCGAATCGGATCATTTGAAGTATCATGGAAAATGCAAGGAATTCGGCAAGGGTTGCACTTGGTTGATTCGTGTAGCGCTTCGTGCACGAAAGGGAACTTGGGAG GGCGGATGCTGCGGTTACGGTAAAGGTACTTCAACAAGCGACCGAAGCTGA
- the LOC130932415 gene encoding probable galactinol--sucrose galactosyltransferase 2, whose product MTVLVKISVNDGNLVVHGKTILRGVPDNIQLVPSSDNSLVTGAFVGATASNSKSLHVFPMGVLDGLRFMCCFRFKLWWMTQRMGKCGRDVPLETQFMLIESNDSEIDEDNSATIYIVMLPLLEGQFRAVLQGNDKNELEICLESGDKDVVTRQGLNLVYIHAGTNPFEVINQAVKAVENRMQTFSHREKKRLPSFVDWFGWCTWDAFYTDVTAEGVEEGLKSLSEGGTPPRFIIIDDGWQQIESKPNEADDCVVQEGAQFATRLTGIKENAKFQKKNEQNNEQDLGLKHVVDEAKKNYNVKNVYVWHALAGYWGGVKPAAEGMEHYESALAYPVQSPGILGNQPDIVMDSLAVHGLGLVHPKKVFDFYNELHAYLASCGVDGVKVDVQNIIETLGAGHGGRVMLTRSYHHALEASIAHNFPDNGCIACMCHNTDSLYSSKQTAVVRASDDFYPHDPASHTIHVSSVAYNTLFLGEFMQPDWDMFQSLHPAAEYHAAARAIGGCPIYVSDKPGNHNFDLLKKLVLPDGSVLRAQLPGRPTLDCLFADPARDGTSLLKIWNLNKYSGVVGAFNCQGAGWCKVEKRIRIHDASPGTLSSSVGASDVDLIAQVAGPGWRGDVIAYAYRSGDIIRLSNGASVPVILNVLEYELFHFCPVEEITSSISFAAIGLLDMFNTGGAVEQVEIHKVSENNMELYDDEASSEVTNDPSSNRSAAATISLKVRGSGRFGVYSSQRPLKCTVSEAKTEFKYDLDTGLTTFSIPVPDEEMYRWPIQIQV is encoded by the exons CGGATTACGGTTCATGTGTTGTTTCCGGTTCAAGTTATGGTGGATGACCCAGAGGATGGGAAAATGTGGAAGGGATGTCCCCCTTGAGACACAATTTATGCTCATTGAGAGCAATGACAGTGAGATTGACGAAGACAATTCTGCAACAATCTACATTGTTATGCTTCCTCTCCTTGAAGGCCAATTCCGTGCCGTCCTGCAAGGCAACGACAAGAACGAGCTGGAGATTTGTTTGGAAAGTG GAGACAAGGATGTTGTTACCAGGCAAGGCCTTAACCTTGTCTACATCCATGCTGGAACCAACCCCTTCGAAGTTATCAATCAGGCTGTGAA GGCCGTGGAAAACCGCATGCAAACTTTCTCTCATCGCGAGAAGAAAAGG TTGCCATCTTTTGTTGACTGGTTTGGCTGGTGTACATGGGATGCTTTCTATACTGATGTTACTGCCGAGGGTGTTGAAGAAGGCCTGAAAAG TCTATCAGAAGGAGGTACACCGCCACGGTTCATCATCATAGATGACGGTTGGCAACAGATTGAAAGTAAACCAAACGAAGCTGATGATTGCGTCGTACAAGAAGGAGCACA GTTTGCTACTAGGTTGACTGGTATAAAAGAAAATGCTAAATTCCAAAAGAAGAATGAACAGAACAATGAACAAGACTTAGGCCTGAAGCATGTTGTAGATGAAGCAAAGAAAAATTACAACGTGAA AAATGTTTATGTATGGCATGCTCTAGCTGGTTATTGGGGTGGAGTGAAGCCAGCGGCAGAAGGGATGGAGCACTATGAATCTGCATTGGCCTATCCAGTACAGTCTCCCGGCATACTCGGGAACCAACCCGACATCGTCATGGACAGCCTAGCTGTCCATGGCCTTGGTCTAGTGCACCCAAAGAAGGTCTTCGATTTCTACAATGAGCTCCATGCTTACTTGGCTTCATGTGGAGTAGATGGAGTAAAGGTTGATGTTCAGAACATCATTGAGACCCTTGGTGCTGGACACGGCGGCAGAGTCATGCTCACACGCAGCTATCATCATGCACTCGAGGCTTCAATTGCTCATAACTTTCCTGATAATGGATGCATCGCTTGTATGTGTCACAACACTGATAGCCTCTATAGTTCTAAGCAGACTGCTGTTGTGAGAGCATCGGATGATTTTTACCCGCATGATCCGGCCTCTCATACCATCCACGTTTCATCTGTAGCATACAACACACTTTTCCTCGGAGAATTCATGCAGCCAGACTGGGACATGTTTCAG AGTTTACATCCAGCAGCCGAGTATCACGCCGCAGCTCGCGCAATCGGTGGATGTCCAATCTATGTTAG TGACAAGCCAGGCAACCACAACTTTGATCTTCTTAAGAAGCTGGTTCTCCCTGATGGTTCAGTTCTCCGTGCTCAGTTACCCGGAAGGCCCACCCTCGATTGCCTCTTCGCCGATCCTGCAAGAGATGGGACGAG CTTACTCAAAATATGGAACTTGAACAAATACTCTGGAGTAGTGGGTGCATTTAACTGCCAAGGTGCTGGATGGTGTAAGGTAGAGAAGAGAATCCGCATCCATGATGCATCTCCTGGCACTCTCTCCAGCTCCGTTGGTGCCTCTGATGTCGATCTCATAGCTCAAGTCGCCGGTCCTGGTTGGCGTGGCGATGTTATTGCCTATGCTTACAGATCAG GTGACATAATTCGGCTATCAAATGGTGCTTCAGTTCCGGTGATATTAAATGTTCTGGAGTATGAGCTGTTCCATTTCTGTCCTGTGGAG GAAATTACCTCAAGTATCTCGTTTGCAGCAATAGGACTTCTGGACATGTTCAACACTGGAGGAGCTGTGGAGCAAGTTGAAATCCATAAAGTTTCTGAGAACAACATGGAACTATATGATGATGAGGCTTCATCTGAAGTGACCAATGATCCGAGTTCTAACCGATCAGCAGCAGCAACTATTTCTCTGAAAGTGAGGGGAAGTGGGAGATTTGGTGTATACTCCTCTCAACGGCCATTAAAGTGCACCGTCAGCGAAGCCAAAACCGAGTTCAAGTATGACTTGGATACTGGATTGACAACATTTTCTATCCCAGTTCCTGATGAGGAAATGTATAGATGGCCAATACAGATCCAAGTTTGA